tgaaataatcaaAAGAAATATCAATTCAATTATCTAGAATATCTTTAAaagggacctattatgcaaaattcacattttggacatttttatgcttctaaaaacagcctgggcatttttaaaaaaacaaacagctgttttttggcaataagttcatgttctttggtgtctggaaaaggagccatttcaaaaacctctggaacAAAACGTAACAAATGAGCAGgcactgtgccgttacctagcaaccctggGGGAACTCCACCTGTTATCTAGCAACCCAACCCAAGTTCCAGTATGTTTGGTGAGcttgttttactgctgtacactgcaaaaacaaaaaaatcttaccaagaacctttggtctagtttctaatgcaaatatcttaggacacctgaaataaaacaaaactaacttagaagtaacttcagcaaacaggagcttgtttagagtcaataattacttaatattgatgaaaaggtttatttcacttatagcaagacatttttcctatttaataagtgaaataataataataacatatatatatcagtattaagaaattattgacttaaaacaagctcctatttcttgctgaaaagtttcttgtgagttgtgtcttatttaaagtgtaccaagacatttgcactaTAAAGTAGattaaaatacttggtaagattttgtgtttttgcagtgtatgcgctgtacaatggctgctggaaaagacatcGTAGAAACCACTTGCTCCATTCTAGTTTGTTGTGAAGGGGGCTCCAcctttgcttttcaaagatgtaaagTTGTGTAGtggtgcatctgtttgcagttattttcatgtgagtgtaaacgttgagttgggggcggggccagcagcagctgatttggatttaaagtgacagaggccctaaaacagctcaatctcaatgagcagactaaaatctgatcatctaagaatgattttgtgggagaaaatgtaacaaatatgttttgtatagaccagcttatatatgtacatttccagttttttcaaaacatttgtagGTGCGGCTTACAGtaaggtgcgctctatagtctgGGAAGTACGGTactatttttgttatttgacaACTTCTCGCCACAGAGCAAACATTCAGATAATCCTTCCGCATCGGCAATGAACGCAAATAATTCGGTCCAAGAATTGTAGAATCTCTCCTCGgctgttttcctcttttctcctgTGCTATCCACGGCCCACCACACACCCGTCGGTTTGTTTACAACCTGCCTCGCACGCCGCCCAGCTGAAAGAAACGTGTGTCACAGGCTATGACGCAAATCTTTGTTGatagaaatgttgaaatttaatatttattctacacatttttatagcatTGGAAAGCGTTAAAAATGATTATGTCACGTTTGTCCTCCTACAGAaaccatattaaaacaaaaatatatttcccacccccatctttttccattttcaaacatttttgaaaaagctccAGGGAGCCACTAGGGCAGTGCTAAAAAGCCACGGGTTGCCCACCGTTGGTATAGACCATAAACCTATCTTAATCTGTTAAAGGAAGCATAATGGGTCACCTTTAATCATTTCATTTCCTCATTTATAAAGTTTTGCACTGCGTGGCGTCATGATGGGACCAGCCGGTACTTCAGGGTCGGAAAGTGGGACTGACACTGATCTAGTCTAGATGACTGCTTTGGTCTGGAGATTCCTCCACAGCAATCAACTCCTTTTTTGGACAACCTGCCGCCTGAGCTGACAGGAGCTATTTTAGACCCgacagagaaaacagaaacagcagctaAAGACAACGACACTTAATCTAAAGCTGTTTCATATAAAGTAAATCTGTCTGTTTGTAAAATATAACTATATCTATTCTGTATTTCAACTCAGCGTAAAGAAATTATACTTTTTCCTGAACATGTAAATGGTCAAAAAAATCCCCCAGAATTATTCTTGCAGTTGAGtaaattcacagaaatgtttgatttagtTGATGAAAGCTAACCTAAAACAGTGACTACAAATTAACGAGGGAAACGTCCATTTTACTTtcaggctgttttcacacctgatattCTGGTAGACTCGGTTTTATTTGGGaacaaagttgcaacatttgttccattttcagttGTTGTGGTTCTATTTCTCTGTATACCGAGTCAAACCAACCCAACCCTtagagcaacctgttcccctccccgcctgtgggggcgctgcaccaagaatcactgaaggaaacaacacaaaatcctctgaagacactgagcgcaacttccttctccagaaaaatgtaaataaaaatggagtagcatcatATTTTAGGATTTCGTCTTTGTTTTTGGCTAAAAACCGATATATTGCTAGACTCAGTGTATCAGCACCAACATCGGTATCAAACAATATTATAGATTTTTTAACGTATTGGTATTGgcctgataaataaaactggggcGGTACTAACAacgatatttatttccatcttgttatATTAATATCAGACATTGATATCGGCTCAGATTTTTGATTCTTATTTTAGCATCTTTAGCATTTGCTCTCAGGGTGGAACTTGGAAAGGATGTAATGTGTATAATTCTACTCATTTTTACATACATGTAAATGTAGAGAAAATCCATTTTTAACTTTACTTTCTAGTTACTTGAATTTTTCCttatatttatcaaaaaacagTACAAAAGGCTCATTTGGTTTCCGATTCACGTCCTTTtacagttttcctttttatgctgtaaatatgtaaaaccaAACTTTTCCATTAGCTTAAGCGAAGACACAGAGGACAGGAGCTAAACGGCTGTAAACAGAGGGATAATGACTGCAGCCTGTGGTTTATTCACTTAGCTCCACTTTCAAACCGCAGCACTGAGACGACGGAGAGCTGCTGAGGAAATGTGAGCGCATTATTGATTCCAACAGGATGAGTGATTCCCCTTCCCACTGGAGCCGCTCTGCAAATGGACAAGCTAACGATTTATGGGAGGAATCGGGATTCAAGTAGCTCTCACACAAACACGAGACAATAACGGGGAAATTATCAATAAAGACGTTCATTTCTGAACGATTCCAAATGAGAAGTAAATGTAGGGCAGTGgcttaaataaacatttaagcgaaaagaaaaatacaaaaagcaccCAATAGATTTGATTCAAAACATACAGGCTTAAAAGTTAGAGTTGGCGTTATTGATTCAAACCATCGTTTAAACCTGAGTATCCTTATAAAATAGAATATGATATgttttattgatccccaagggaAAATTGCTTATTAGTTGACAAGCTCTCCATTCaacatgttaaatattaataatacaaatataaacataagcaataaaatttataaaatatgtatgtatCTAAGAGTGATGTAAGTAATTTAAACATGAcagattataaataaattaatcaaataacaagcagagaaaattagatttaagtTGCCCAGCCttattttggtttctgaaaATAACAGATACAACAACTCCTTAGTTCAGGGGAGTCcagactttttaaatcaaaatcagcaTGTTGAAATCACTCAGGGGCCACAATGtatttgtattaaattaaaaatgtaaaataataattgcattttaataatatattttttaaaagttctgaaAAATGTCTCAAACTTGCACAGTTtgctttcaattttattttattttttcctccagcaATAAAAATGAGAGCTGTCTTCCAAAACTACAAACTGTATTTAATTATTGGATGTTTTACCGTTTGAGTAAAAAATTGCTGGggatttttaaatgtcattttaaaacgtaatttaaaaaataagtacaAATAAGTATTTGTACTTATTTATTGTACAATAAATTGTACACATTTGTACAATTTGTTTTCAATGCAGGAAAAGCTGAGAGGAGTTTATTTAATTCCCTttaggattaataaagtatttttgaattgagttGCACCTGATTGTTgggttgatttttgtttttactgactcCATGTTACTGATGTCAGTAGTTATTGTTGACAGTTTTTACTCTCCGTATCTTCTATGAACTTGCTGTTTAAGTGGCTTTTGCAGACTGTATTCTCCCTCATTTCTCAGGTTTCAATTGTACGTCTCttagtttttatgtctttctttctGTAACATTATTTGCTGATTTGGACTGTAATGAACCAGAAGTCAGAGAAAAGCTTCCCAACCTGATGACGTCTGATCCGAGGAAAGTTCGGCTTCGGCTTCGGCTGCCGGGGCGTCGTCGCTCCCAGCGGGCGCCATGTTGTCTTCGTTCTCTACTGGCGCATCGGAGGAAATCTGTTCGCCGTTAATGGACTCAGCGGGACGGGGAGGGTCCGACTGACCCTCTGACAGAGAGacacagaaagtgaaaaacagTCGCATACATCACACAATCTTATCTAAAACAGTGTCAGGATAGGAAATTAgtgtttaattacaagaataaagtcataattttaagaGAGTAAAGTTGCATTGATACGGCGACAGTcgtaatattacaagaaaaaatctaaataatgaGAATAACATCAGaagttgtaataatacaagaataaagtcataatattaccaaaACAAAGTCGTAATGATAGGAGAGAACAGttgtaatattatgaaaatCGATCCAatctacctcctccctgagctgttactgctgtctgaagaaacaaccaatcagagccaggaggcggggttTAGGGCTGTCAATCAGCCTTGTGTAccctgctaaatgtgctaacggctaactagcattagcattcatgacaggctctgATATTAGAAAGAAGAGAACAAGGGGAGGCTGTGATGTTTattgacagcattaagaccctcctcttgcctctgattggctgtttctagGCAGAGGAACTCAGTTTTTTCAATGATTATTTGtctcaaattcaaaaatactttattgactccaaagggaaattaaataaaactcgTATTTTACTGTCGCAACATAATCTTTTTAACAAATTAGTAACGTACTGCAGCTTTGATGTTCTTCATGTTGAGTTGTGGCTGTTAGATGTTTTACCTTCTgatggagcaggaagtggattttGGTTGGTCGTCACGGCAACCTCATTGACCtcaggagcagcagaggacGGCGCAAGGTCTGAACCTTCAGATGGAGGTTCTGAGGCGGTCTGTTGCGGTTCTGACTCCGTGACGTTCTCCTGTGTGTCCGCCGCAGGAGCAGATTCATCGGTGGGTGGGCCCGGTTCGCTGGTGCCGCCATCTTGGCTCTCCTTTTTCTGCGGCGGGCTGGACTCGGTGCTGGAGGGCTTCAGCGGGCTCTCCGCCCCCATGCTGCTCCGCGGCGACTGCATCTCCATCTCCTCGCCCCAGTCTGACACCGGGTGATGACCCTCCAGTGTGAAGAACGGGCTGAGGGGCTTCCCCCCGTCTGATGACTCCTGGGCCGCCGCCGCCgtagcaggaggaggagggattCGGACCTTCGGCCTCGGCGCCCGCTGCTCCTTCGGGCTTCCCGCCATTTTCTCCTGCAAACGTTGTTTGGCCGACGGAGGAGAGACGgctttgcttttgtcttttttctccgAGTCGCTTCTGTCTccaccttcctcctcttcactgGCGTCTTCCCACTCATCGTCATCGTCTCCTGCCTcgtcttcttttttctcttccacctgaagaaaaaaaaaaggataaattaGGAAGAAAGTTTAGCTTCATGTGTACGATTAGCTACAGCTGAACCCGCTTACCTTCGGCTCTTCTGTTTCAGCTTtgggtttttcttcttctttctttgatTTCGTTGATGTAGTTTTTACCTCTTTCTTCGTCTTGTcctccttttccttctcttcttcttctttctctccttcccAGCGATTGTCGTGCATGCTGTCAATGAGACCGAAAAGGAAACAGTTAATCACCGTAAACTCcatagcattagcttctgctaaatgctGTGCTGGCGTAATGCTTCAGTGTTAGCATAACTAATGTTTTAGCATTggtaaatacaaacaattttgattttgttaaataaaactcttcttttttttccccatacaaaATACCCTGGAACTACGGCTACATTCACCAGATTTAGCTTAAGCTAAATCAAAGCatcttttattaatgttttctgcACATTGTCCCTGAGGACGGCGTAAGATCAGAACCTTCAGATGGAGGTTCTGTAGCGGTCCACTCTGGTTCTGATACAGTGGCTGTTTGGTTCCTGCATCACCCTGCCTCCACCATGCTCAACTCTGGAGGTGTTTGTGTTGACATGTTGCGTTTGGTCTGGGAAGGTTTCTGGACTCACCTGTAGCTCTGTCTCTGTCCTCGGCCCCTTCCTCTGCTCCGGTCCCCGCGGGGCCCCTGGCTTCTGCCCTGGGACAGGAAGTCGCCAAATGTTGGTCCTCTAGGAGGCCGCTTGCTGTCGTCTGTTggaaatattgtaaatattacaGGAAGATAAATCCAAACCtaactttttaatataaatattttttttaaaagcccaaAAGGCTgcacaaaaataagaaacaggaggcaaaacagataaaacaaacatgacattaaAGGGACCAAGTCAAGCCAAACGAGATTAAAGAACGATTTTAAGAGAgatataaaaaactaaattatacaGGGATTCAGAACAAGTTTGGATGAGTGTTCTGGATCATCACCCTCTTGGAAACTCCAGCTATTAGCGGTgtaatcagcaaacagaagagcTAATTTATCATTTAGCGCTTTggctaactttaaaaaacattaaagtagttaCATGTTCacattcatgctcttattttgaagtaggtGAAGACCGTTTACGGTGCAGTTCCGTTTCCTCTCGTCACGTTCTTGAGATGTGGAGCAGCAAATGCCATttattctgtacccagaatgcatcagTAAACAGCTTAAAATCTACCAACAGCTGGTTGCTGACTAACTGCACTCAGTTAGGCAACAAGAGCAACAGAGCTagcaaaacaacaactataAACTGAAGTAATGAATGAAAGGTCTGTTCcaaagaatcacttcctgaaaCGCAAACCGTACTGAACGATGTGGACGATAAGTTGTGCTGTTGACACCGAGTGGGTATAAACATGGTGGAAATTAGCACTATAGCATTAGCTTTTGATAAATACCATGGTAGCGTAcaaatttagcattagcttccactcaATACTCTGTGGGTATAgctctttagcattagcttctgctaccATGATCGTGTAGTAATTAACATTAGCTTCCACTGAATACCGTACTGTTGTAGCGATTTAGCGTTGGATTCTGAAAagtaccatgttggtgtagcgaTTTAACGTTAGCAGAGCTAAGGTTATAGTACTGGTAAATGCTAATATTAACACATTTCCCCTGTTTTAAAGAACCTAATAAACTGAACAGAGCAGGCTAATGCGACCCAAGTGagatttttttatggttttaccCTCTTTTATGGTGACTTTTAATAAACTCAAGCAGAAAGGAAAGATGGCGTCTTTTATAAAAGCTCCTCCGATAACAGAACGACTGAAGCTCAAAGCTGAAACTCATTTGGACCGTGGGGAAATACAGCAAGCGTTTACATAAGCAGCTTAATTATCTGGAGGAAGGAGATGATGCTGTCTGATGTGTGAAGTTGCTAGAAAGTGTGTATGTGATGGAGGGTCAAAGACTGTTGCGTAAGAATAGAAGCAGCCTGTTTGGGTTGACTTGCCTCTCCTGCCACCCTCCTCTGCTGTtactccctctgctgccacatTTGGATCCTCCTTGAACCTGAAAACAAAGCCACagggagaaaaacacagatgtttTAGCTTAATTCATGGTCTACTCAGGTTTAGGAAGAATAAACCAGACAGTCCCTTAATGAGGTAACTGCATGGCTCCACAGTGAGGGCAACGCGACACTGCAAGACCACCGTGCTCTTTATGACCTACACGACCTTTCTAAATATGGCTGGATTAGCAGAACATTTAGAAATCTCCTTCAGTAGAAATAATCTTTGTACTCTACTGAACGCCGTCCTCTTTGCTACGTTTAGCCTGTTGACATCAAACTAGCAAACCTTATTTACTTTCAAGCAATTCTCTGCTGTTTTATAGCTTTATAGTTTATAATTTTCTTATGTGACATCAGTCAAAACGATCCATCAGGGTTTCCACCAGTGATACTTAtaatactaagataaatatcagtgatatttactgtagtacttactgcggaactagcaaaattagcttagctaatgtagctttgaTCTGCTAGCTAGACGGACATGTAGCCCAGGTGTTTGTTACTACATGTACTTACTCAGCCAGTCACTAGAACCTTGTTATTCACATGAAGAGTCCGTACGTCCTTTACAAATCCATTTATaaattaacagtaaataaaCAATGATTGTGTGCTTCCATAGATTTCAGGTGAATCTCCTCCATGTTGTGTGCTCTCTTCATGTTCACTGGGTAGTTAACTGTGGCGTAGTAGGATAGCGAAAGCAGCTTGTTTGACATGTCTTGCTTCTCCGTCTCATTCGGACCGATCCCCACACCAaccattttgttcatgtatcTTAATCTCACACATTGGTCAAGAGcatcaacacattttctctttgttggTTTGGAAGTCATGGGTCCACTATGCATTGTGATTGCGCTTGCCTACTGAGTTGGCATTCCAGACTTGTGGAAACAATGAATTAGAGCAAAAAAGAGCGAGGATTTGTTGATTTCGTGTGAAATCGCAGAACagtgtaaacaaataaaaactgttttgatttgattgacaAAATACTCTTGAAACACACAACTGTTATCTTAATGGTTCTATTCATGCAGAGCCctgagggccacataaaaagcgaTGGCGAGCCgaatttggcccccgggcctcgagtttgacacacgtgAAGCCGTTCTCACATGCCGTCAGTCTTCTGCGCGTCCCACTCCCGCCTCCACTGGCCCGTGGCGTTTCGGTGACGTGCCAGTCTCTCCTCATCGATCTGCTCGCGCTCCTTCTTCCAGCGGAGGTACTCTGCTCTCTCGCGGCCGGTCATCGACATCGTCATGTCCACAGAACCGCCTTTCGGACCCGGCCGCCGACTCTGCAACAGACCGGCGGAAAGCAGGGCGgcgttaaaatatgaaacttttataGTTTAATCCCGGTTTAGGATCGCATGAACGACTCACGGTCCACTCTCGCTCCAGTTCGTGTCCCGTTTTCACGTTGTCAAAGTCCAGCCCTCCCCAGTTCCGGACATGTCTCCTGCTGCCTTCTTTCCGGTCAATGTCTGGAGCCGGACCCGAACGCCTCGGGTCATCCAGAAAATTACGGATTGGCTTGTCTCCATCCACCTGAACGGACGAATTACAGACCAAACCCTGTTATCTGCGACTCAACAGAATAAAATCTGAGATGAAATCCGGCGGCTCGGATACCCTCTGTCCTCGTTCGTACTCTGCTATCCTCTCCATTTCCTCATTCATCTTCTCAATGTTCTGCCGCCTTTTCTCCTCCCATTCCTgaccaaaaaacaacaagcatTACATCAGACGTtttacaaatgcaaaatgtcatcattcaaacaggaagtaaaatatatgtataaatatatagatTCTGGGATTTTTCTGggttaaaataaacagataGATGCCATTTTCTAACTGAACTGATTCCAGTTTATAATAAAACTTCCACTATGGGTCagctaatgtttttaaacacagctgtaattaaaaacaaatgttaatttaaacaagtttttaagGGATAATTGCATTGGATTTCCACAACACTGACACTAAAAGTACCActaacatactgtatattttatctatttttcttATCAGTTTGAAAATTACTCggtttttttccataaaaattTAACgcatttctttatttgaaaacctTACAAAGTAGATAAAAATGCTGGTTCACTAATAATAACATAAAtttgagtaaatattttataaaaaaaacttagaagttgtttttttaaaaaggtgatGTAACTAAGTTCTGCTTATTTAGCAGAACTGATTTCCATCAATCtcaaacaaacatcaacaatcAAACCTTTGTGTAAATTTGGTCCAcgttaatcaaactccagtttgtttgcctagtcaaagtccggttcgttttcTGATGCAAAACAATAatcgaactctggtccgcctaaaaacctcagtctgggtttggctgaactctggtttggttAAAGCCAAGCAGatcggagaccgctccaaaagcagaaggtggactacagcgcagggcattctgggtaaagataaccaaaacaaacaagctagCCTAGCGCTTGCAGGGGTAGTTTGTAGCCAAAGACTAACGAGAAATTCTTCAAACGGTAAAATCTGATGCCAAGCTGTTTTAGTTTCCATtgggtgaagaaggaagttgctctcagtatcttcagaggtttttgtgtcgtttccttcagtggttcttggtgcagcgcccccaaaggccaggaggggaacatgttggtttgactcagagcagagaaaaagaaccacagcagctggagacgGAGCAGACGATGTAATTTTGGTTCCAATAGAACCGAGTGTACCAGACTA
Above is a window of Xiphophorus hellerii strain 12219 chromosome 18, Xiphophorus_hellerii-4.1, whole genome shotgun sequence DNA encoding:
- the ccdc9 gene encoding coiled-coil domain-containing protein 9 isoform X2, translated to MSSAVDLKTKEEKDAELDKRIEALRKKNEALVKRYQEIEEDKKKAEQEGIAVTTPRKPRTHEPEADRRKTEKENLTVTVDLSKPAGQDKRVVNDWKPSTPRGRKKSEESDSPKGQSDGRSPPRRTGSGRVGRGGQRGGGGGGGGGGRQERRDWETRTPREGESAEPGGQGRRGGRRGGRGGRGGGGGGGVREGGAGSGSGEEGTPGGMDRKSKEWEEKRRQNIEKMNEEMERIAEYERGQRVDGDKPIRNFLDDPRRSGPAPDIDRKEGSRRHVRNWGGLDFDNVKTGHELEREWTSRRPGPKGGSVDMTMSMTGRERAEYLRWKKEREQIDEERLARHRNATGQWRREWDAQKTDGMFKEDPNVAAEGVTAEEGGRRDDSKRPPRGPTFGDFLSQGRSQGPRGDRSRGRGRGQRQSYSMHDNRWEGEKEEEEKEKEDKTKKEVKTTSTKSKKEEEKPKAETEEPKVEEKKEDEAGDDDDEWEDASEEEEGGDRSDSEKKDKSKAVSPPSAKQRLQEKMAGSPKEQRAPRPKVRIPPPPATAAAAQESSDGGKPLSPFFTLEGHHPVSDWGEEMEMQSPRSSMGAESPLKPSSTESSPPQKKESQDGGTSEPGPPTDESAPAADTQENVTESEPQQTASEPPSEGSDLAPSSAAPEVNEVAVTTNQNPLPAPSEEGQSDPPRPAESINGEQISSDAPVENEDNMAPAGSDDAPAAEAEAELSSDQTSSG
- the ccdc9 gene encoding coiled-coil domain-containing protein 9 isoform X1, whose translation is MSSAVDLKTKEEKDAELDKRIEALRKKNEALVKRYQEIEEDKKKAEQEGIAVTTPRKPRTHEPEADRRKTEKENLTVTVDLSKPAGQDKRVVNDWKPSTPRGRKKSEESDSPKGQSDGRSPPRRTGSGRVGRGGQRGGGGGGGGGGRQERRDWETRTPREGESAEPGGQGRRGGRRGGRGGRGGGGGGGVREGGAGSGSGEEGTPGGMDRKSKEWEEKRRQNIEKMNEEMERIAEYERGQRVDGDKPIRNFLDDPRRSGPAPDIDRKEGSRRHVRNWGGLDFDNVKTGHELEREWTSRRPGPKGGSVDMTMSMTGRERAEYLRWKKEREQIDEERLARHRNATGQWRREWDAQKTDGMFKEDPNVAAEGVTAEEGGRRDDSKRPPRGPTFGDFLSQGRSQGPRGDRSRGRGRGQRQSYSMHDNRWEGEKEEEEKEKEDKTKKEVKTTSTKSKKEEEKPKAETEEPKVEEKKEDEAGDDDDEWEDASEEEEGGDRSDSEKKDKSKAVSPPSAKQRLQEKMAGSPKEQRAPRPKVRIPPPPATAAAAQESSDGGKPLSPFFTLEGHHPVSDWGEEMEMQSPRSSMGAESPLKPSSTESSPPQKKESQDGGTSEPGPPTDESAPAADTQENVTESEPQQTASEPPSEGSDLAPSSAAPEVNEVAVTTNQNPLPAPSEEGQSDPPRPAESINGEQISSDAPVENEDNMAPAGSDDAPAAEAEAELSSDQTSSG